The window GCATGTGTGGAATGAACGGAACAACTTCATATTGTTTCCGTCTTGGCCTAAAAAATTTAGTGGAGATGCGCACTACCTAAGCTGATCAGAATTCCTGCCTCGCATGAATCGCTCCAGATTGACAATGAACAACGGTGTGAATTTTTATGTACTGCTGCTTTTCCACGGCACACAACCAGCGCGAGGGGTTGGTTCGTGTTTGAGGCTGACGACATTTGATGCTCTGAAAACGCGCCTCCGAATATGTGTATTTACATACACTCTCTCGTTTGTGGTCAAGTAGAATGAGGACAAATGTCGGAGAAAGACAAATATTCGGTAAATGCATTGCCTTGTAATAGCCCTGCTCCACGAGTAGAAGAACAGCCTACATGCAGACATGCGGCAGCAAAAGGAATTGTAGTCAGACGCATGATTTCGTGCCATTAGGGGCATCCGTCAGACAGGCCAAATACTTTCCTCAGCTGCTGCTAGCTTCAAACTGAACCGTACTTCTTGCAGCACACACCAGCCCTAGGAAAGATACGAACTTGCATGTGGTCGGGTTGTATTCCAGGTGTTAGAGCTGCGAATAATGCCGTTACAGAAAAGGAGATGGGCAAAATGTACCCTGGACCCAGCTCCTTTTGATGATGCCTGATGAAATCGTTTCGAGGCTGTTTCCAGGAAGAGAAATGAGCGGAGATAGTGCAGCTTGAGGGGCAGCAGAAAATCGGCATGCAAAGAAAGACGGCCCCCCCCTTGTTGCCATCCCGAGGTGGGCTCCCCTACAGTCCCATACCGTGGCAGCTCACTTCAGTCTCACCAGAGTGGAAACGggggagcgagacgagacggggTCATTCTGACCCACAAGGAAGTCTTCAAAAACGTACATAGCTGCGTATGGGCTGAGAATGGCAAGCAAGTGACTCTGGCGCGTCTTGGGTGCCATGGATTATTTTGACTACATGCATCCGAGCGTCGGATTGTGTGGAGGAAGGGACAGCAGCTGTGGCGTGCGACAGGATCCCGATCAGCAGAACGTCTCAAAACAGGTGCACgaaacggcggagagagacagcgcgacgcCCTTTTCCACGGCAACTGAATCGAAGCTCCAGCTCAATCTTCCAACAAAGGAGGCAATATACGATCTCGGTAAATGAAATTCCCTTCAAAATGCCACGGAGCAACACAGGCGTTCAGGCTGCTGGGGTAGACGGAGTGTGGTTTAGCTGTGACACAACAGGATCACCGATGATTTCCTTTATGGGAAATGACTCTGCACAAGGAATTTGTCATACGTGCCGTTGCTGGCTGCTTGTCAGATGTTGTAAAATGGGCTCCGAGCCGAAAGCCAAACACTTGGGATGGTTGACTAGAAATGACAACTTAGCGTTGGGTCTAGGACATACTGTTGTGTTTTTAGCCCACAATTGGCCCACTCTGCAATCTCTACAATTACTTGTATGCTTCCAGTGTATTGTGTCTTTTAGAAGTTCAACAGCTCCGGGAACTAAAGAGCAAATTACTGGAGTCTCTCCAAACAGCGGCGACTCCACTGCGACAGGGTCGTCAGGAAGTGATACGTCTTCTCAGTCTCGTAGAGCTTGAGATccgggagagagagtcgTGTGCTCACATGATCAACAACATACTCACAATCCAGTCTACACCAGACGCTCCAAAAACAGGCATTCTTTCTTCGTCAACGGAGATTAGGCACGCCAGCAGCCTTCCAAGCAGGGATCCAGCTGGCGAACGCGAGGTCGttgaaaagacagaaaacaacTTGACTCCCCAGCAAATCATTTGTGATCAGGAAACTCCGGCGTTGTCGTGCGATTCACGCCTCCATTCAACCGTTTCCGCCTTTGCCGTAGGCAATACATCTCCCAGTAGTGTGTCGATCGTATAAAGCACCGAAGCACCAGGCAAGCAGTAGTGGTGCGCGATATCAACCGATTCGCAACTCGATGTGATAGTTAGCGAACATAGCCATTACCACAGCTTGGCAGTTTGATAGTGCTACTAGACAGCAGCTAAACAAGCACCGTCAGGCGCAGTCTCATGCGAGACTGATACATGGTCATTCAAACAAGCCAAGCCAAGGTGCATTAGCACAACCTGAACTGCATACAAAAGTTGATCATCGAGAGGGCTGTGGCTCACTGAGGTATGAGCGAAAGGTTTCTGGACGCTGGCATCTCCCTTTCTGCGTTATGTCTGTTTTGTCCaaggcgctggagaagaaattattcggagaagacgcgaactCTGTTAAGACCACTCCTGGCCTTGCCGCTCCAGTATTCGACAACCGTTCGACTGCAAAGAACGAGGTCCGTGGTTCACATACTTTAGTCTGTCTGCTATTGTCACCGTCCCCGCTCCTTACCTATCTTTCTGCTTGACCGCTGGCGGAAAACCAAATTAATCATTTATGCGCATTTTATCTCAGGTTCCTCCGCTGCGCTCCCAGCGGAAAAAACCttcaaagaagaaaaagaaaggaccTTTGCCCAGCAACCCGACTGCCGAGGAGGCTGCCGTACGTGAAACGAAACCACGGGTCTGCAAACTTGGCACGGTTCTCTCTCATATGAACGGGGGTGCAAAGAAACGCTGGCAACAGAAGGAGCCTTCTTCTGCACTAACGGAAGACTTAACGAAATCTGAAAAGAAAGTCAGACACTCCACCTGCAGGAAGGTATCTGAACAGCAAGGATCCGCTTCAGAAAAGAAGCGGGTAAGCAAGGGGGCCACACTTTGTTCATCTAGAAGCACCGTGGCTGACGAAACTGAGAAAGACTTGGGGTCAGGGGACCGGAAACGATTTTCCCCGATTGAGACAGCGGCTGGTCACGGAGATCCTGCGCAGGCCATCCGTTCCGTGGATCCATCTGGATCGTCGCGAAGATTCACAGAGGAACGTGGCAAGGTTGACTGCGACCAGGAACTCGCTTTCCAAGGTCCTTGTTACCCTGACACTTCAGAGTCGCCTAGTATAGGGAACACACCTTCTATCCAGCCCCCCTGTCAACACAGCCACCGGCTCACAGTTGtagggaaaagggaggcgcCTGCTGTTGCAAAGCTAGAGACCTTTCCAGGCCTCGGCACATCGGAGAAAGATGATGGCGAGGCGACGTGCCCaacaagcagagagaaacagtgCACCAATGGGGACGCCACATCAGCGAAAGAACAGGCGAACAGTATTTCTGGAATGCACAGTTTCTCAAGAGGAACTCGGAGGTCTGCGTCTGTCACTGCCAGCTTCACTCCAGTCACTCAGTCGACCAACTGTTTGGAGGCGGAAATCTCCGAGGTAGCCCCAGAGAACGGACGTGTCACCTGTAGAAGTTTCAGAAAGCAGGACATAGATTCCTGTCATCGCGGCCACGCAAAACTCTTAGAATCGAAACGGCAAGGAACAAGGCCAGTGATTTCAGCGTCAAGCGAGGAAAACCGGAGAGCCCTGCATCGGACACGATCCATGTGCACAGCTACTCTTGACCGTCGTCGCTGTGTTCGACAAGGAAACGACAGCAAAGCTGAAggaaaaaaaacgggaagagCGTTTCCGGGCGAAACAGACCGAATCTCGGGAAGAGGCAATGCAGATGAcggctctctttttcttttcgtcgaTCATGAGTCGGCACATCAGTCCATCCGAAATTCAGCACAGGGCGCCATCGGTGCGCTTGCTGCGGCTCTGGAGTCCATCCAATTGTCCTTGCCGTATGACTCAAAAGGCGAGATTTTacacgaaggaagaaacccCGCAAGCGAGCTTCTTTCAGATTCAAGAGATGCCCTCGGAATCGAACAAGAACTGACCCGAACTCAGGCTACATCAGGATATGTAGCAGATCCCGCTGAAGAAGGCTTCAAGGAAGATCAAAACAGTGGGGCAGCTGTTGCTCGCCGCTCCGACGAAGGGTCGCAAGACCATTGCCACTCCACCAGTCTTCATCTCAGAGACTCTCTGGAGGAAACCAACCAGGGAGATGACGATAAAAAGTCCAaaacggaagacgaaagcgatCTGTCCTGTCCCCCAGGAGCCGAAGCAACCGTGGAAACAGTTTATAGGTTGTTAGCTATTGTCGATGCCCACCGTACAAGAACGATAGAACACCAATCCCAAGGCAGTCTTGTAGCGAATTCGCCCTGCGATTTGGGGTGGAAGATAGAGATGGGCAACGACGACCTGGTTGACGCAGCCAACCAAACTATCTCCATAAAGCAGAAGGCCGGTGAGGAATGCCATGACAATATCCTAATCATCCCTGAGAAACGTGCTGAGATCTGGACCGACCATGCGTCGAGATCATTCTTACGTCAATCCGACACAGGGGATCCGTGGGGTGGCGTGTGCCCTCCGGCACACCAGAAAACCAGGACAGAAACTGAAGCAAGTGAAACTGTGGCGTTGCGACCCCTTGACAGCCGGACAAGTATCTGcaggcctctctcgccggaGACGGAGTTGATGCGAGATTACTACCGGCAGTTCCCAACTCTAGGAGACCTGTTAACAGAACCTGACAGATCGAAGCACTGTGACATATTCAAAGAGATCCTCATCAGCAACGGCAAATGCTGCGCAGATATCCAGACAGCAGCGACACTGTCGAGCACTGTAAAAACTGATGAAACTGGCGCAGATTCTCCTCTTGAAGACATCCTTCATTCTCGATATTACAAGGTTGAGAAAAGCCGGCACGAGGTCTACAAAATTGTTAGCAGGTTAGTAGATTGCACCATCACTTACGGACCTCCATATACCTGtttgtatacatatatacctgcatatatgtataggtgtACATTTGTTCAATATATTTTGCACTTGCGGAAAGCGAAGCCAAGCCAGGGGAAGCAGCTTCGGCGTGACGTGGCATGAACATGGCACTCCGCAGGGGATATACCTCCGTGCGTGATGGGTTGCGCCAAGCCGAGAGCCAGCGAGAGCACAGATCAAGATTCTCAGGCGAGAAACGTCCTTGCGGTACAGATTTAGGGTCATGCCCGATTTGTCGGCATTTTCTCACAGCGCCTTCAGGAAGGTCGGCGGCTGGAAGACGCTGCCGGAAGCACCTCACTGGGATTACGCATGGAATTTGCTGTGGACGTGGCACCGGCCGAGAATCGATTACAACAGACTGTTGTCTTTCCAGAAGGTTAATCATTTCCCTGAAAGCAGGCAGTTGACAAGGAAAGACAATCTGAAAAGGTGCATTGAACGATTTCAAAAAGCTGCTGGCCGGCGAGCGGAACACTTTCGCATCATTCCTAAGACCTTCTTGTTGCCAAAAGAGTATACAGCCATGGTCTCGGAGATGTGCGAAATGCCGGATTATCCAACTAAGCAGAAGCGCGTGTGGATCTGCAAGCCCAAAGGTGGGTACACGGTTCGGCGGCATTCGGCGTATGCTGGCCGAGTGTTCAGCGTGCGAATCTTTTCTACGGATAGGCGTTTAGCGTGGTCCGAGAAGTGGCTGTCAACACGGTTTCGCAGTGGCTTTTTCCAGAGCCAGTCCCATGCGTGTTGCGCGGCATCACGTTCCTGTGTTCCGACGGAAGACCTCCAAACGACGGCAGGCGCTTGCGCCTATATGAGGTGCGCGAGCAAAGCGCAACTTGtctttccgtcctcgtcaAAACAAGCATcccctcgtctgcctcttttgTTTTGTAGCGATGGAATGGTTGCTCATCTGTTAAACTGCTTCAGACAGCTCAAGAGGCCGCGGGATTTTCTTGACAAATTCCGTCGACGACATCCGGTACACCGACAACTTGGTGGTTCAGGAATATATCGCCAACCCCTTGCTGCTGAACGGGCGCAAGTTCGATCTGCGCCTGTATGTGCTGGTGACTTCATTCAATCCGCTCGAGGCTTTTGTATATAAACAGGTGACGTTCCCACCCTGCGCCGCGGAAC is drawn from Neospora caninum Liverpool complete genome, chromosome X and contains these coding sequences:
- a CDS encoding putative tubulin-tyrosine ligase family protein, with the protein product MCTATLDRRRCVRQGNDSKAEGKKTGRAFPGETDRISGRGNADDGSLFLFVDHESAHQSIRNSAQGAIGALAAALESIQLSLPYDSKGEILHEGRNPASELLSDSRDALGIEQELTRTQATSGYVADPAEEGFKEDQNSGAAVARRSDEGSQDHCHSTSLHLRDSLEETNQGDDDKKSKTEDESDLSCPPGAEATVETVYRLLAIVDAHRTRTIEHQSQGSLVANSPCDLGWKIEMGNDDLVDAANQTISIKQKAGEECHDNILIIPEKRAEIWTDHASRSFLRQSDTGDPWGGVCPPAHQKTRTETEASETVALRPLDSRTSICRPLSPETELMRDYYRQFPTLGDLLTEPDRSKHCDIFKEILISNGKCCADIQTAATLSSTVKTDETGADSPLEDILHSRYYKVEKSRHEVYKIVSSAFRKVGGWKTLPEAPHWDYAWNLLWTWHRPRIDYNRLLSFQKVNHFPESRQLTRKDNLKRCIERFQKAAGRRAEHFRIIPKTFLLPKEYTAMVSEMCEMPDYPTKQKRVWICKPKDSSRGRGIFLTNSVDDIRYTDNLVVQEYIANPLLLNGRKFDLRLYVLVTSFNPLEAFVYKQGFARIARVPFTLDPEHLNNRFMHLTNAAIQNEWQEISSDSDNEVASPRYQESSPASTLSSRRRRMSKIRKTTTVSDASPRCLRDSSSENFVGVSSTVFDVDSRVGEEAERRCTKRSRLQEDDEGIGTGRHEEKNEFSGEDSKILLDELKQRLEKNGIDWEAVWQKVLLVILKSLSCCGDSIPHHPNAFELFGYDVLIDADMKPWLIEVNSSPSMGQEHETDRKVKPGLIEDTLRLVNPMPYDRLKLTEQPRVLDGACVFCR